The nucleotide sequence GCAAGTGATGCAGCAGAGTTACTTCTAGAATGGGTGATCCTTTTAACTGGACTGCTCCTTAATTCTGATGATGGAGATGAAGGTTTGGCAATTGCATGAGATTGTGATTCTTGTGGCGGAACAGGTTGTGGATGCAATGTAGAGTCCATTATCAAGGAGTTACGTTTCTCGCTAGAAGAAACAGACGAATTAGATTGAGGTCTAGAATATCTCGAATGAGAAGACTGTTTGGGTGGTGGTCTGAAGATGTTGCTGATTTCTGCTTTAGCTTTAGTATCCCAATCTTCTGGTTTTAATGATAGGAATAACGAATGAGGGTGTAGCCATTGATGTTTTTCAATCATTTCAACTGTGATACGTTTAGCCGGATTGGAAACCAGAATTCTTCTAAGGATATCTCTAGGTACAGGATTGATGTATTCTGGAAATTTCAATGGAGTTTTAGTAATGTAATTGTATAGCTTTGCAATATCGTCACCGTCGGGATTCTCAGGATCATCATCCCACGGCAGGTACCCGGCTAACATAGCATATAGAATAACACCACAAGACCACACATCAGCTTTTCTAGCTTCATAATCCTTTGTTGTCACAACTAATTCCGGGGCTGCATAACATGGAGAGCCACATGAAGTCTTCATAAGGTCATTTTTAGAATTGAATTCGTTTACAAACCCAAAGTCTGTAATTATTAAGTTTTCATGCTCGTCAAGTAATAGGTTTTCCAATTTTAAATCTCTATGTGCCAAGCCTTTGTGATGCATATAGTGTACACCGCTGATCAGCTGTGCGAAAAGTCTGCAAGCGGCAGGTTCCTTCAGGCgccttttcttttgtatatatttgtaaAACTCTCCTCCTGATGCGTATTGAAGCACAATTCCAATATACTTCGAGTTCTGCAAAACTTCTTCTAATGTTACTATATTTGGATGGGACAAATGCTTCAACGCGTTAATCTCTCTGTATATTTTAATCTCCTTCTCAGAATTTTTTGGAATGGTGTCCCGTCTGATCAACTTTATTGCTACGTTCTTAGATTCATCTGAACCGCTCTTTGACCATCCTAGCTTCACTTTTCCAAACTCTCCTTCTCCCAAAGTTGGTCCGATAATATATGGGCCAAAAGTGACCTGACGTCTCTTTCCACTCCGAGATCCATTATGATTATGagcagaagaattcaatgAGTTATGATGTGCATTTTCAGTTACGGTTCCGGAACCTCCGCCGTAGTATGTATGGCGATGAGGAGTTGTAGACATCTTTCAAATTAGCGATAAAGTAGAAGTCCAAGAACTAAGTGGTCGCAGATAGCTTctcgaaaaaaaattatattgCTTCAGATACGGTTCTTAGTGTATTCTTGTCTCGTAGTTTCTTAtagttgttttcttttgctgTTCCCGAACAGTAAAACTTCAACACAGACAATGACGAGAGTCAATGCCTTAACTACAATGTGACCTGATGGTATACACTCTTATGCACTGAACTTGTCTTTAGATTAGCCGACAGTTAGTAAACCAACAAAAGTTATCACTAATGCATGTAAATGTAATCTGAACGCCTTCCAGTGAACGTAGTTCTATAAAGATAAATGACATAAAATCTTTATTTAGATATCTGTtcatttgtttgtttgttttcatttcggatgtttttgttctaaaTAAAAATAACGTTTAGGGTTTATaaaagtaaacaaaaagagtAGCACTTGGGTTGGGGTTCGGAATGAGGACCAAAATGGtaataaagaaaaccaCCTCGGCGTTTTTGACTTTCTAAACTGTGCATGCTTTTCGTTTCATCATTCAAGTCGCGAGTATTAAACATAACTGAAAGAGGTACATACCAATTTGGGCTCAATCGAACGATTTCTAGACATATTTACATGAAATTAGGTGGTCTTTAAATACGATAGATTAGGATAGATCATTAACTAGATATAGCAGAGTAGTAAAAGAAGGGTCATAATTCGAGGCgatgattttttttttcttcactcCGATATTCTTTCATGGGTGTAACTTTTGAGCTTAGTTCTCTGGATCCTTTACGATACCAACTTTAGCAGGTCTGATAACTCTGTCGTTCAAAGTGTACCCAACTTGTTGCACGTGGAAGACAGTCCCTGGTTCTTTGTCAGGTTGAGGAATTTCAAAGGTTGCTTCGTGCTTGTTTGGATCGAAAGTTTCGCCCAGAGGATCGAGTTTCTTGATACCATGCTTTCTCAATGTCTTTTCGAAGACATCCTTGGTCATCTGGACACCAGTGTACAAATCAGAAATTTCCTGTGATTTCTCCACAGTTTCTGGCTTGAATGCGTTCAATGCATGGCCAAAGTTATCGACAGATTCGAGCAAATCCTTAGCAAACTTTTGCAAAGCGAAGTCCTTTGCCTTTTGGACATCCTTCTTGGTCACCTCTTGCAAATTTCTGAAGTCAGCAATAGATCTCAGCAAACGGTCCTTGAGCTCAGAAGCTTCCTTTGTCTTAGCATCTAATTTTGCTTGTAGGTCCTTGATGGTCTTTTGTTCCTCAGTTAAGTTAGCAttgtcttcttccttcttagcTTCACCCTCGGATGACTTGGATTCAGCTCCTGCATTTGCATCAGCTTGTGTCTCCTTGTTAGCCTCGTCAGCATAGAATCTCACGCCGGAAAATCTAGATGGAACTTGAGATCTACatacagcagcagcggAAGCCCTCAAAAACATTGGAGATGCATTTGCCATTGCGCTTGCTCTGACATTTAGTGCAGCATTTCTTGCTACACCTCTTAGGATCATGGTAGATGTTCTCATAACTTGGTATGGTATGTTTATGACTGTGTGTGTCGATCCTGCTTACAGAAACCCCTCAATCAAGTTTTATTCATATACGTTGCCTATGTTGAGTACAGGCCAGGTGTGAACAGAAGTTATATCATTTCTTCTCCAGTCGAATaagttttccattttttttttcatgaCTGAAACAACACAAATTTAGTTCACGTGATCTGATCTATTGGGATTCCATTGAACACAGAATGGTACGAAATGGTACATATAATACAGAGATATCTATTTCTAATAAAGTTTTGAAGGTTGTTAGAGAAAACATAGCTTCAGTCTTCCCAGCAGGTCTGGATGAATTTCTTCATGTTGACGTGCTTTTTTACTTGTCCCAACATCCAAGGATGTTGCAGCATTTGTCTGGGCGATGGACGTTCTTTCGAGTCTTTCTTCAGACtataatcaagaaaagatttAAAGGACTTCGACCATAAAATCCCATGCTCAGGTTCATCTTTTAGCTTTGGAGTGAAGGTTAGAATTAACATGAGAAGTTCTATAGGGGGCATATTTGCAGCTAATTTATCAGAATCGAATGGAGAGTGACCTTGTGCAACTTCGAGTAAAGTGAGTCCTAATGACCACACGTCACTTGTAACACTATATGGCTGACCTTGAATTCTTTCAGGTGCCATATAGTATGAAGTCCCTGTGAAAGTAGTTGCTAGGGAGTTCACTGCTTCACCTGAAACACCGAAATCGCAGAGTTTTACCTGCCCCATTTCATTGAATAGAATATTTTGAGGCTTGATGTCTCTGTGgattattttcctttcgTGTAGATATGATAGGCCTCGAAGCACGCTTTCTGCTATTTTACCCAATACTTTTTCTCCGATCCGTCCTCCTTTTGAAAGTAAGTGTTTGTAGACTGAATCTAAGGACTTTCCACCCATATATTCCATCGCAATAAATATAGAGGATGTTTGCTCGCAAGTGAACATACCATAATACTTCACGATAAAGTCTGATTTGCaacttttgttgaattgtAGTTCTCTAAAAATCTGTTTCTCTGATCCATCATTTTCGATAGTTGCTATTGTCTTCAAAgcaaatatttttgatccATTTTTTAGTTTGCACTTGGTGACGGAACCACCAGCTCCTTCACCGAGCACTCCTAGGGTATCTATCTGTTCGTGTATCTTATAAGTCAGCCATATATCTGAGGATAGTTCGtctatatcttcttcttgagtAGTTTCTTCTGTTACATTTTTAAGTTGTGGCGTTTGTGGCGTTTGTAACTTTTGCAGAGGTAATTTCgattgttcttgttcttgttcttttgataGTTGCTGCGAaacttcttcctcctctttCTCCGACCTCGCCAAACTTGTTGTACTGCTCGTTGTAGGTTCACTGTCATACATCGAAATCAAGTTCGACGTCATCGAGTCCGCGCTCTGACTAGACAGCAATGATTCCGACATTGGCACATGTTCCGTATTAATCTTAAGTCCCTGTAACCTGCTAGTCGCTGAGGCTACGGTTCCGTCTGAATTCCCACTCGACGATAGAGGTGTTGTTGAAGTGTTTATTGCCGTAGTTGGTGGAGGAACGGGTCTATTTCTCAAGGTCCTAATGGACTTGCCAGAAGTCGCACTCGACTGAGTTGTAGCACTAGACGGCACAGAAATAGATAACGTCTGTCGAAgcttttcttcattctcGTTTGTAGGTTTACTGTTTGATACTAACTGTGATGGTAAGGATAATCTCGGAGGTTTGGAATTCGTCCTACGAGACTCTGGTGGCCTGAACATTGAAGCCATCTTGACATCTAAGAGAGTCTAATACCGGAAATCCTCTAAAGTCCAACCGGCAAAAAAAGCACACCCTATGATGATTCCAATTCACTCACCACTCCTTCTTTCTAACACGAACTTTATTGATCTATCGAGACTAAAAAGGGGAATTCAATCAACGCGCTCTTTCTACCTTCGTCTCTCACCTATATAAACCTTGGATCACTATAACACTTCCTAGCCTGAAATAGATTgaattttctcttttcctATACCGGTAGCGCTTCCGAATGTTTGTCCTTCGCTCCTCAACAGCCGTTCTTTCATGATCGTTATTTTCGTCAACCTTCAATTATGATTTCGTTTCACCAAAAGCTTGTTTTATATATTAGGACCAACCTGttcgaaaaaaaagttgattCTGTAAGCATTTGTCATTTTAacccaaaacaaaataaacaaacacCTGAAACATCTTTGTAGCAGGGTATGAAAATGCGTATTTAGACCAGGAATCTCAGTACTCTTTGTGGGATTCTTTGATCCAAATTTAATGTGTAATTGTAACCAAAAGACGCTCTCGTCAAGACACATGTCCTTGATGTATAAAGAAGATTGTATACATGAACACTAAGGAAATACCGGCAAATATAGGAAGATATATAGTATAATCATTCACAGTAAATGTATTCGAAAGAATCGTCAACTGGAAGGTAGCCAAGCTATTGTATTAAGTTAGTTTTCTTTAGCTGGTGTCAGTTATTTTTTCTCTGGGACAGAGTGTAAACTAATTCATTGATTGGTGATTAAATGACAGCTTTTAATTAAGAAAGATGTAATAATGGTTCAATAAgcaaaaataaaagaatgGCATATAATAGATATTTTTGAATAcgtacatacatatatgcTATGAACAAATACAAATTTGCACGTCTATTCTGATTCCACAGCGTCATCTTTTCTGCCGTAGAAGCCCTTATAGACCGTTAAAAATCCATCTCCATCAACTGTTCCAACTATATCCCGAATCTGAGGGTGAATCGTCACCGAGGATTTAAGCAAAACTGGGTTTTCAGGTGTAGAAGCAGATCTCCTGCCACCTCCCGTATGTAAGAACTTTAGACAGTGTTCTTGTAAATCCTCTTGAGAGATTTCTTCGTGTTCTTCCGCATTTTCATGGGTACCGGCTTCATTGATTAAGTAAGTAATATCCCAATGATAGACATTACCAGATTTGCCCACGGTAACGAAACACTGTGGATCCAAGGTACTAAATTGAATTCCAACAACCGGGTCATTTTCTATCTGATAGAAAGTTACAATGTCGTTTGCCTCCTTGACTTCTCTAGCATTCGATGCCGTTATTGAACGCAAATCCCACAGTTTTATCACACCGGTGTCCGAACCTGTGATGAAAAGAGTATCAAATATCTTAGAAACTTCAATGGCGCTGAGATTACCTTCATCCTCTCCTACATTGTCGCTATCTTCTGTCTCATTACCGTAACTAGAGCTAGAGTTTGCTTTGTTTGGATAGAATAATAACAACGGTTCATTATCCGTTCCTCTCACATCCCAAAACTTTTGTACGTTATCATCACACACAGCGCTAAAAAGGGTCGTTGTATGGAACTTTATATCTAGTACACGTTTGGTACCGGCTACAGTAATAACGCGCAATATTTGACCAAGTTTTTCCTTATTGTCAATAATTGAAACCTTTGTAACTGCTTTTCCAGACTCAGAGAGTATCACATATTTGCCATCGCTAGATATATCAAAGACACTAGAAGATTGCTCTTCAGTTGATGCAACTTCGCTGGCTAAAACTTTGATCGGGTTTTTACTCGAGCTATCAAACCAAGCCAATTTGCCGGTAGTACTCAATGCAATTAACATTGAGGAATAAATTTCCATTTTGATAATGGTCTCCCCTTCAAATACCCACTTAGGCGAATCGGGTTGCCCAAAGCAGCTGCCATCATACTGGGGCTGGGAAAGCTCTCCTGTATCTATCACTTTATATGTACCTAATGGCAATTGTACCTTAATTTCATAGATGTTACTTCCTTGTGAATAATACAAGGAAGTACTTACAAGTCCTTTCTCAGAAAATTCGgaaattgattgattgaatAAGACAGTATTAAAATGACTTATCCcacccttttcttcaatttctgaATTGAATGAGGGCTGTAGGCATGCAATATGCTCATATAAAGAGGGAACACTCTTTTTCCAGATCTTGAACTCTTCGTTCTTCACTTTATTGGTCTTGATATCCGTTGCCATAATCATATAATCTGAATATACTTTGCAGTGAAGTAGCCTCAAATCACCTTATGTACAACACTTAACATATACATAAACTTATTATGGGCTTTATAAAGCAGCTTTTTGTAAATAATCATTTGTAAAAAGGTTTAAGTTATCCtttgaatatttcattggtttttcagttttatGATGCAGCAGAAGTGATAAATAAACTGAACAACAAGCATACCAAGGTATGTATTTTCCAGCTTTTGTCCAGTAAGAAGGAATGCATTTTCTACAAACGGTTTACTTACTTTATCAAATATCTTTTTGTTCTAGCTCTTTACACCATCTGGCTGGTTAGAAAGTACGTCAGGTGGGTTTTGATTTGCAATTGTATCTTGACCACTATTAGACAGCGCCCGATTCTGATTCTcgaaaaataatataccTAATTGATTTGTTCTAATATTAATCAATAATTGAAGTCTCcttttgatgttttctaAGGAATTTTTCTGTTGAGACAATTCATCTTGTTTCAATAAAATCCAGTCTTGGTGCTTTCCGCATTTAGTTTTCAAACATACACCGTCAATGCTGGTCACATCAGTGTTTTCTGCCTTTCGTAGTTCTATTATTCTATCCGTGAATTCGTTTGCTGTACAAGGTATCGAGTACTCATCATGGTATCCACATATAGTCACCTTAGTAGATGCTTTTGACTTTTTCCGATTGGATGTAGCTTGATTACTGGATTGGGGGGATAGACGTTCATTTATCTCGTTTACCCACTCTATATACGTATTCACCTGTATTTCCTCGTCATTCAATTTAGGAAACTTCTGTGATATTAATTGATCGCGCTCATCTATTAATTGTTGTAAATGCTGATCCTCCTGTACTATTCTAtcgtatttttcttttgacaAAGGCAAATTTACTTCGGGGAGCCTACCGCGTCCCATActtttgaattcttctaaTGATTTGGTCTCGCGTAATAACTGTCTTAATAGCCCAATCTTATTCAAACCAGGCAGGTACAATTTATCCGCTGCTTCTCTCATATATTGTAACCCATGTTCCCTTGAACAATATTTACTCTTAGTAGTGGAATCACATTCACGGTAACAGTCCGGAAGCCTACATTTCCTCTTCCATACTGTCTTCGGTAACTTTCCGCCATTAGTAAGAGCAGGTCCTGTTATTCCTGCTGCACAGTAAGGGCAATAAAAGGAGAATACCAGATCTCTATATTTCTCAGGTATCTTTAAGCATGAGAAGTGAAACCAGTCATCACATCCATCGCATCCTACCATCAGTTCTCCAGAATCTGGTTTCTTGCATATACAATAGACCTCTTCTCCGGTCTTTGAATCATACTTTCTGTTGTCATATTTAGGACACCAACTAGGCAGAGACATGGTAAAATAGAATTCTCACAGCACAAACAGTTGCTAACACTCCAGTTTGGATAGCGAGTCTCTGTGTGGTACTTTTGTTTTATCCTTTTACAGTTGCCCGAATATCTTAAAACATAGAATATGATACTATAGGTTTCTCAAATGTGAATTATCGCTTATAAGAACATCATCAAAAGTTTTACATTGAGGAggaggaaagaagaaaacagatTTACAAACACTTATTGGTCTTTTCTCAGTAGTACTGCGCATACTGGTGCCATAATGTCATCTACACCGACGCTTACGCCATTGAAGCCTATACCTATAAAACATATCGATCTTGATTTAGAGAAGGAGTCCAAAGATGAGAATAGCAATTTATTGGCTATAGCCAAGAAATACTTAAGATGGATTCAAAAATGGTCATTATTTCCATTGGCATCGTACCTCCCTTTACATGGTATCAATACCCTCATAATTCCATCTATCGAACCATCATCTGCTCCAAATGATGTTCTAATGATGATAAGAGAGTTGACATCTGGATTAGGGTCGAAAATTATATGGACTGGAATAGCTATGCATGTTCTATCAGGTTTGGGAATAAGAGTACTCAAAATGTATACGAGAAAACCTCCGAAACatagaaaaaagaatgattTAAGTCCGTCCGAAACGGAGTCAATAGCTCCTTCAAAAATCGGACTAGTAGGTGGTCTTAGTGGCTACTTTATTGGCGTTAAACGGCAATTAAATTACAATCCACAAGTTTTGAC is from Kluyveromyces marxianus DMKU3-1042 DNA, complete genome, chromosome 2 and encodes:
- the MGE1 gene encoding mitochondrial nucleotide exchange factor MGE1, which encodes MRTSTMILRGVARNAALNVRASAMANASPMFLRASAAAVCRSQVPSRFSGVRFYADEANKETQADANAGAESKSSEGEAKKEEDNANLTEEQKTIKDLQAKLDAKTKEASELKDRLLRSIADFRNLQEVTKKDVQKAKDFALQKFAKDLLESVDNFGHALNAFKPETVEKSQEISDLYTGVQMTKDVFEKTLRKHGIKKLDPLGETFDPNKHEATFEIPQPDKEPGTVFHVQQVGYTLNDRVIRPAKVGIVKDPEN
- the MKK1 gene encoding mitogen-activated protein kinase kinase MKK1 gives rise to the protein MASMFRPPESRRTNSKPPRLSLPSQLVSNSKPTNENEEKLRQTLSISVPSSATTQSSATSGKSIRTLRNRPVPPPTTAINTSTTPLSSSGNSDGTVASATSRLQGLKINTEHVPMSESLLSSQSADSMTSNLISMYDSEPTTSSTTSLARSEKEEEEVSQQLSKEQEQEQSKLPLQKLQTPQTPQLKNVTEETTQEEDIDELSSDIWLTYKIHEQIDTLGVLGEGAGGSVTKCKLKNGSKIFALKTIATIENDGSEKQIFRELQFNKSCKSDFIVKYYGMFTCEQTSSIFIAMEYMGGKSLDSVYKHLLSKGGRIGEKVLGKIAESVLRGLSYLHERKIIHRDIKPQNILFNEMGQVKLCDFGVSGEAVNSLATTFTGTSYYMAPERIQGQPYSVTSDVWSLGLTLLEVAQGHSPFDSDKLAANMPPIELLMLILTFTPKLKDEPEHGILWSKSFKSFLDYSLKKDSKERPSPRQMLQHPWMLGQVKKHVNMKKFIQTCWED
- the WTM2 gene encoding transcriptional modulator WTM2, yielding MIMATDIKTNKVKNEEFKIWKKSVPSLYEHIACLQPSFNSEIEEKGGISHFNTVLFNQSISEFSEKGLVSTSLYYSQGSNIYEIKVQLPLGTYKVIDTGELSQPQYDGSCFGQPDSPKWVFEGETIIKMEIYSSMLIALSTTGKLAWFDSSSKNPIKVLASEVASTEEQSSSVFDISSDGKYVILSESGKAVTKVSIIDNKEKLGQILRVITVAGTKRVLDIKFHTTTLFSAVCDDNVQKFWDVRGTDNEPLLLFYPNKANSSSSYGNETEDSDNVGEDEGNLSAIEVSKIFDTLFITGSDTGVIKLWDLRSITASNAREVKEANDIVTFYQIENDPVVGIQFSTLDPQCFVTVGKSGNVYHWDITYLINEAGTHENAEEHEEISQEDLQEHCLKFLHTGGGRRSASTPENPVLLKSSVTIHPQIRDIVGTVDGDGFLTVYKGFYGRKDDAVESE
- the SPP1 gene encoding Spp1p: MSLPSWCPKYDNRKYDSKTGEEVYCICKKPDSGELMVGCDGCDDWFHFSCLKIPEKYRDLVFSFYCPYCAAGITGPALTNGGKLPKTVWKRKCRLPDCYRECDSTTKSKYCSREHGLQYMREAADKLYLPGLNKIGLLRQLLRETKSLEEFKSMGRGRLPEVNLPLSKEKYDRIVQEDQHLQQLIDERDQLISQKFPKLNDEEIQVNTYIEWVNEINERLSPQSSNQATSNRKKSKASTKVTICGYHDEYSIPCTANEFTDRIIELRKAENTDVTSIDGVCLKTKCGKHQDWILLKQDELSQQKNSLENIKRRLQLLINIRTNQLGILFFENQNRALSNSGQDTIANQNPPDVLSNQPDGVKS
- the MCP1 gene encoding Mcp1p, with product MSSTPTLTPLKPIPIKHIDLDLEKESKDENSNLLAIAKKYLRWIQKWSLFPLASYLPLHGINTLIIPSIEPSSAPNDVLMMIRELTSGLGSKIIWTGIAMHVLSGLGIRVLKMYTRKPPKHRKKNDLSPSETESIAPSKIGLVGGLSGYFIGVKRQLNYNPQVLTGWFLTPLLIFHGILMKILPQSSKVDIDFDFVKWLLNKERGSFVRWGLGYGPLIALIGLGTYHIFSGTVQYLHIRNLKTRKRILNFMIILACSGIVGLNRLGSQLVIGMDRYYQPIIKKLLAK